The Prunus dulcis chromosome 3, ALMONDv2, whole genome shotgun sequence genome segment AACTTGCAAAGCCTGCAAGTTCCAAGCCCTCGGTTTCTGAAATAGTAAGGGTGTGTTAATGAAATAGGAACATGGACAGCGTATACAAGTTAATGGAATAAGATCACAAAGTGAGTGAGTGAATCTGAAAAAGTAGATTTACCCCATGTTGCGAGTACAAGGAATACAGAGAGGAACATGCCGTGCCCATAAAGGAAAGCCGATATGCCCTATTTGAAAGGTTTTTAGGCACCAATGGAAAAATTGCAAGCACAGCCACTAGAAACACCTGCAGGGAAGAAAGAGGTAGACATTGGACAAATAACAACAGAAAAATCTTAAATGTAAGTAGAACATAGCCAGAGTGGTTAAGAGTTATGTATGATATACTAActttaagcaaaaaaaaatgatgatttATCAAGCCCACTAACACAGAATCAAGTGCCTAAAGTATACATGACTGAAAACTTTTTTCCGAATCAGAGAAAACTTTGGATTCAAAAGAAGCAGACATAGTTTTCATACTTTGATCTGAAGAATTATCatttacttttgttcttgtttgaGGAGTGCATAAATGTATTCTAGTGGACCATGCATATCAGATTTGCAAAGAAAGAACCTTGACCATGCAGATATTCTTGTTTGAAATTACAGCAGTTCAGATTTGAAAAAAGTTTCAGGACATCTTGGGAAGGGGATACTGTTGCATTCCCCACCCTCTCTGACTCCAGCAGTTAATAAAAACTCTAACCTACAGAAAACTGTTTGTTGATGTATATGACTGTCAACACAGTGCCTGGTTTCAAGGGAACAAGATTAAAGGAGAAAGCCAATAACATAGAAAAACTACACGAAGTAATACAGCATTTCTTGAAAATCAGGCAGATTTTATAAACATTATACACCCTAGCAAGGGAAAAGTTCAACaagaagtaaagaaaataaaaacaaagttgATTCTATGTACGTATATGTGGATATCAAAGCATGAGTAGATTTGACCATACCCAAGCGTTTACAGAAAACTGAATGGTTTGTCGATCCCAAAGCAGAGAAGTTGGAGGACTTGTTGCTGATGTACCTGAAGTTCTGGCAGTTGATCCTACAAGCACCAATTCAAGTTCAATTCACTTTAATCAGCAAATTTCAGGCCACTGAAGGCAATTAAAacgtttttttttggtaaataaataaacagataaacttgatttattttaaggGAAAATGCCAATTTAGGCCAATTTGCTTCTGTTTTGAACTTTTGTACGGAAAATGAAAGTATTCCAACCAGCACTACGTGACTGAGGTTGGTCATTTGTGGGTCGGGAGGATGCAGATGGTCTCTTTGGCTGAGAAGAACTGCTAGTTGACATTGAGTCTACCATAAGATCAGGATCCTATTCAAGAAATCAAGATGCAAAGAATTAGGGAAACGCTATACTTAGTGTGTAGATAAATCAAAATctgatattttgtattttcatcTACTTCCAAAAGCCATGCAACGCCTACCAATTACAATCCCGAAGACATCAACCAACAAAGCCATTCTCATATCGCAATCCCAATAGCATAACTCTTCAACCAAATGACTTTATAGGTGCACTCATGAGGtaaaaattcttttttgaaaagttgTGAGAAAATTTAACAAGCAAACATTGAATGAAATATCTATCTCCCagtaaaataatcaaattatgTTGCTGGGATATCAATGGAATTAATCACAGAGAAAATGTCCTTAAACAATTAACATAAAATTGGGAAAAGAGACAACTTATGGAAACCAAAACCAGGTCAGCCTAagatgaaattattgttttaacCATTACATGTGAACTCAATTGCTCAATTAACTGAGCTGAATgaacaactaaaaaacaaGTGTGCTCCCAAGTAGGCTCTCCAAAATCAAAGCCCGAATGACAAAATCAATTGAATCTAAATGAAATTTCTATTCGTCTGAGGTGCATCTAGTCAAGTGACAGTGAGCGAGATGCAAAAGACATAATAGGCAAGCGAATTCAAATTCCCATAAAGGAAAATGAAGCAATTCACAGAAGATCGCAGTAGCAAAGAAAGTAAAATTCATACCCAAAATTatcaacaaacaaagaaacccAGAACAAAACCTAAAATACCCAATTGGAAAAGTGACCCCAAAtacacaaaacagaaaaacccATTTGAGATTCAACTGTCCATAGTCCAAATTCCCAAGAAAAAAATGCTAATTAGCAATCAATTAGTACTGGGTGCAGAAATTgtgaagaaaacaagaagaaagagcGGGTATGAGAGAACGGACGATGAAGCGCTGGTAGAACTTGCGCTTGAAATGGTCGACGACGTCGCTGCGAGAGGCCATGTGAGGAGGGATGAGGATGTTGGACCAGTAGTCGGCCCATCTTGAGTCGTTCTCGTAGTCGTAGGCAGCCGCTGCCATTCTCTTCAGCTTCTGTgggtcctctctctcttcccccattTCTTGATGGCTTAATTGATTGATTGCTTCCTTTCTTTCACACACACAGTCGGTCGTTCTACTTTCTTGCTGCTACTGCACAACAGAAGAACCCAAAGTCTATCCCTCTCCACACTCTCCAATTCCTTTGGTCGTTTTCTATGGGTTGCTCTGTTTTCGCCTTTTGGGTGACCCGAGAGAAACGACGTTCTGGAGacattttttaatgttattaGGTGCATTGGGCTTGGACTGAGGTAAGGGTTCAATGTAGTTTTATTAGGTCCAATAACGTTTAGAACCCAGTGAAAACAGTAGTGAAACAGCTCTCTGCATATTTGCTTTCCACACCCAGCACCCAATT includes the following:
- the LOC117623459 gene encoding uncharacterized protein LOC117623459 encodes the protein MGEEREDPQKLKRMAAAAYDYENDSRWADYWSNILIPPHMASRSDVVDHFKRKFYQRFIDPDLMVDSMSTSSSSQPKRPSASSRPTNDQPQSRSAGSTARTSGTSATSPPTSLLWDRQTIQFSVNAWVFLVAVLAIFPLVPKNLSNRAYRLSFMGTACSSLYSLYSQHGKPRAWNLQALQVYFQSIIMTKDFIYLIYCLTFVTSHLCLKFALIPILCRALEHVAKFLRRNFSQSSLYRKYLEELCVWVESNTTTLNILSSHAEIGLGFLLIISLFSWQRNIIQAFMYWQLLKLMYHAPVTSDYHLSVWTKIGRTVHPPIHRYAPFLETPLSAVHRWWLR